In Solanum pennellii chromosome 3, SPENNV200, a single window of DNA contains:
- the LOC107013106 gene encoding B3 domain-containing protein Os04g0386900-like, which yields MNESTGSTEINNYEILPLSDKPYVDMVLTKSSVKPIYSLYLPKKMNKELPFDGAPAVLTCGGKKWNLFYGGAKAKYKFSIGWKKFADDNNLKEGDGLVFELSECNSNKIEFKIQILREDFPAELVPEDVEGINTDNPIIID from the exons ATGAATGAAAGCACCGGAAGTACAGAAATCAACAATTATGAAATTTTGCCACTTTCTGATAAACCCTATGTTGATATGGTTCTTACTAAGAGCAGTGTCAAGCCCATATACAGTTTG TACTTACCcaagaaaatgaacaaagagCTTCCTTTTGATGGAGCCCCCGCAGTTCTTACTTGTGGTGGAAAGAAGTGGAACTTGTTTTATGGTGGAGCCAAAGCTAAATACAAATTTAGTATTGGATGGAAAAAATTTGCAGATGATAACAATCTAAAAGAGGGGGATGGACTTGTGTTTGAACTCTCAGAGTGTAACTCGAACAAAAtcgaattcaaaattcaaattctaagAGAAGATTTTCCAGCTGAATTGGTTCCTGAAGATGTGGAGGGTATAAACACCGACAACCCaataataattgattaa